In a single window of the Lynx canadensis isolate LIC74 chromosome E2, mLynCan4.pri.v2, whole genome shotgun sequence genome:
- the SLC8A2 gene encoding sodium/calcium exchanger 2: protein MAPLALVGFALLLGTAPCSGAATPTPSLPPPPANDSDASTGGCQGSNRCQPGVLLPVWEPDDPSLGDKAARAVVYFVAMVYMFLGVSIIADRFMASIEVITSKEKEITITKANGETSVGTVRIWNETVSNLTLMALGSSAPEILLSVIEVCGHNFQAGELGPGTIVGSAAFNMFVVIAVCIYVIPAGESRKIKHLRVFFVTASWSIFAYVWLYLILAVFSPGVVQVWEALLTLVFFPVCVVFAWMADKRLLFYKYVYKRYRTDPRSGIIIGAEGDPPKSIELDGTFVGAEVPGEPGGLGPGPAEARELDASRREVIQILKDLKQKHPDKDLEQLVGIANYYALLHQQKSRAFYRIQATRLMTGAGNVLRRHAADASRRASPADGPGEDEDDGASRIFFEPSLYHCLENCGSVLLSVTCQGGEGNSTFYVDYRTEDGSAKAGSDYEYSEGTLVFKPGETQKELRIGIIDDDIFEEDEHFFVRLLNLRVGDAQGMFEPDGGGRPKGRLVAPLLATVTILDDDHAGIFSFQDRLLHVSECMGTVDVRVVRSSGARGTVRLPYRTVDGTARGGGVHYEDACGELEFGDDETMKTLQVKIVDDEEYEKKDNFFIELGQPQWLKRGISALLLNQGDGDRKLTAEEEEARRIAEMGKPVLGENRRLEVIIEESYDFKNTVDKLIKKTNLALVIGTHSWREQFLEAVTVSAGDEEEEEDGSREERLPSCFDYVMHFLTVFWKVLFACVPPTEYCHGWACFGVCILVIGLLTALIGDLASHFGCTVGLKDSVNAVVFVALGTSIPDTFASKVAALQDQCADASIGNVTGSNAVNVFLGLGVAWSVAAVYWAVQGRPFEVRTGTLAFSVTLFTVFAFVGIAVLLYRRRPHIGGELGGPRGPKLATTALFLGLWFLYILFASLEAYCHIRGF, encoded by the exons ATGGCTCCCCTGGCCTTAGTGGGGTTTGCACTCCTCCTGGGGACGGCCCCGTGCTCGGGGgcggccacccccaccccctccctgccacctcccccgGCCAATGACAGCGATGCCAGCACAGGGGGCTGCCAGGGCTCCAACCGTTGCCAGCCGGGGGTCCTGCTGCCCGTTTGGGAGCCTGATGACCCGTCGCTGGGTGACAAAGCGGCGCGGGCCGTGGTCTACTTCGTGGCCATGGTGTACATGTTCCTGGGCGTGTCCATCATCGCCGACCGCTTCATGGCGTCCATCGAGGTCATCACGTCCAAGGAGAAGGAGATCACCATCACCAAGGCCAACGGCGAGACCAGCGTGGGCACCGTCCGCATCTGGAACGAGACCGTGTCCAACCTCACGCTCATGGCCCTAGGCTCCTCAGCCCCCGAGATCCTGCTGTCTGTCATCGAGGTCTGTGGCCACAATTTCCAGGCGGGCGAGCTGGGCCCAGGCACCATCGTGGGCAGCGCCGCCTTCAACATGTTTGTGGTCATTGCCGTGTGCATCTACGTCATCCCAGCCGGCGAGAGCCGCAAGATCAAGCACTTGAGAGTCTTCTTCGTCACTGCCTCTTGGAGTATCTTCGCCTACGTCTGGCTTTATCTCATCCTTGCCGTCTTTTCCCCCGGCGTGGTCCAG GTGTGGGAGGCGCTGCTGACCCTCGTCTTCTTCCCGGTGTGCGTGGTGTTCGCCTGGATGGCCGACAAGCGGCTGCTCTTCTACAAGTACGTGTACAAGCGCTACCGCACCGACCCGCGCAGCGGCATCATCATCGGCGCCGAGGGCGACCCCCCCAAGAGCATCGAGCTGGACGGCACGTTCGTGGGCGCCGAGGTGCCGGGCGAGCCGGGCGGCCTGGGCCCCGGCCCCGCCGAGGCCCGCGAGCTGGACGCCAGCCGCCGCGAGGTCATCCAGATCCTCAAGGACCTGAAGCAGAAGCACCCGGACAAGGACCTGGAGCAGCTGGTGGGCATCGCCAACTACTACGCGCTGCTGCACCAGCAGAAGAGCCGCGCCTTCTACCGCATCCAGGCCACGCGGCTGATGACGGGCGCCGGCAACGTGCTGCGGCGACACGCGGCGGACGCCTCGCGCCGCGCCTCCCCGGCCGACGGCCCCGGCGAGGACGAGGACGACGGCGCCAGCCGCATCTTCTTCGAGCCCAGCCTCTACCACTGCCTGGAGAACTGCGGCTCCGTGCTGCTGTCCGTCACCTGCCAGGGCGGGGAGGGCAACAGCACCTTCTACGTGGACTACCGCACCGAGGACGGCTCCGCCAAGGCCGGCTCCGACTACGAGTACAG CGAGGGCACGCTGGTGTTCAAGCCGGGCGAGACACAGAAGGAGCTGCGCATCGGCATCATCGACGACGACATCTTCGAGGAGGACGAACACTTCTTCGTGCGGCTGCTGAACCTGCGCGTGGGCGACGCGCAGGGCATGTTCGAGCCCGACGGCGGCGGGCGGCCGAAGGGACGGCTGGTGGCGCCACTGCTGGCCACCGTCACCATCCTGGACGACGACCACGCGGGCATCTTCTCCTTCCAGGACCGCCTGCTGCACGTGAGCGAGTGCATGGGCACCGTGGACGTGCGCGTCGTGCGCAGCTCGGGCGCGCGGGGCACCGTGCGCCTTCCGTACCGCACCGTGGACGGCACGGCGCGCGGCGGCGGCGTGCACTACGAGGACGCGTGCGGCGAGCTCGAGTTCGGCGACGACGAGACCAT GAAAACTCTTCAGGTGAAGATAGTTGATGACGAGGAATATGAGAAAAAGGATAATTTCTTCATCGAGCTGGGCCAGCCACAGTGGCTTAAGCGAGGGATTTCAG ctctgctGCTCAATCAAG GGGATGGGGACAGGAAGCTGACagccgaggaggaggaggctcGGAGGATAGCAGAGATGGGCAAACCAGTTCTTGGGGAAAACCGCCGACTGGAGGTCATCATCGAGGAGTCATATGATTTTAAG AACACGGTGGATAAGCTCATCAAGAAAACCAACTTGGCCTTGGTGATTGGGACCCATTCATGGAGGGAACAGTTTTTAGAGGCAGTTACAGTGAGCGCAG gggacgaggaggaggaggaggacgggtCCCGGGAGGAACGGCTGCCTTCCTGCTTTGACTACGTCATGCACTTCCTGACGGTGTTCTGGAAGGTGCTCTTTGCCTGCGTGCCCCCCACGGAGTACTGCCACGGCTGGGCCTGCTTCGGCGTCTGCATCCTGGTCATCGGGCTGCTCACCGCCCTCATCGGGGACCTTGCCTCGCACTTTGGCTGCACCGTCGGCCTCAAGGACTCTGTCAACGCCGTGGTCTTCGTGGCCCTGGGCACCTCCATCCCTG ACACGTTCGCCAGCAAGGTAGCGGCGCTGCAGGACCAGTGCGCGGACGCGTCCATCGGCAACGTGACGGGCTCCAACGCGGTGAACGTGTTCCTGGGCCTGGGCGTGGCCTGGTCGGTGGCCGCCGTGTACTGGGCGGTGCAGGGCCGCCCGTTCGAGGTGCGCACCGGCACGCTGGCCTTCTCCGTCACTCTCTTCACCGTCTTCGCCTTCGTGGGCATCGCCGTGCTGCTGTACCGGCGCCGGCCGCACATCGGCGGAGAGCTGGGCGGCCCGCGGGGCCCCAAGCTCGCCACCACGGCGCTCTTCCTGGGCCTCTGGTTTCTGTACATCCTCTTCGCCAGCCTCGAGGCTTACTGCCACATCCGGGGCTTCtag